CGCTTACCCCGGCGGACTTAAGCTTTGAATTCATGCTGAATGCATTGCGGTTGCGGGAAGGGTTTCCCCTAAGCCTGTTTACCGAGCGCACGGGGCTGGCGACCGATCACCTCAAGGCGGGGCTGGAGCAGGCATTGCAGCGCGGTTTGCTGGAATTTAACGGCGACCACATCCGCCCAACAGCGACCGGCTGGCAATTCTTGAATGCGGTTATGCAATTGTTTTTGGAGGATTAATTACCATGTCGCAGGCTATCACCTATGCCGACATCACCTGCCCTTACTGCCATTCGGATTTTGGCATTGAGATCGACATCACCGCAGGCAGTCAGGATTATTACGAAGATTGCCAAGTATGCTGCAACCCGATTCAGTTATTCATCCACATCGACGCCGACGGTGAAATCACCCGCATCGACGTGCAGCCGGGGAACAGTTAAATCCTTAGCGGAATACATCCTGCGTAAAATTGTTATACCAGCTATACGCATAACTGGCATCAAACAAACGGTCTTGGGCAGTCGCTGTGGCGGAAGACACGCCACCACTGCCCGGAATGTTCTCCACCAACTTGCCATCATCCGACAGCCGATACACACCAACTACTGAAATCGCGTAATCCTTGCCAACCAGACTGTAACAACCGTTGGAGAATGACGGGCTTTCCAGTTCCCCCCCATTCAACAGCGCGTGAATGGCAGACGCGCAAACTTTGGCTTCGGAATTCGCTGCGAAACCGGATTTAGGCAAAGAATCGGCCATACACGCATCGCCAATCACATGCACATTCGCATGACGGGTCGATTCAAAAGTCAGCTTATTAACCGGACACCAGCCCGTGCCATCAACCAGATCCGTATCAAAGGCCAGCTTGCCTGCTTTTTGCGGTGGAATCAGGTTCAATACACTGGCTTGCACCCTCTCACCAAATTCCGTGATCGCTGTTCTGGAAGCCACGTCCACTTCCACCACGCCAGCGGCTTTAGTATCGCCAGACCACCATTCGAGCAAGGCATTGTCCGTGCCGTAACCGTAAAGTTCAGTCCATGCCTGTTCAAACAGGGCTTGTTTGGTAAAGCTGGGTTTCGGGTCAAGGATAATCACCTTGGAATTGGGCTTGTGCTGTTTCAGGTAATAGGCAATCTGGCTGGCGCGTTCATACGGCGCAGGAGGGCAACGATAGGGGTTGGGCGGGGCAGCAATGACCACCGTGCCGCCATTGGGCATCGCGTGTAACTGGTCACGCAACACCAGCGTTTGCGGCCCGGCTTTCCACGCATGAGGAATGGTTGCAATCGCTGCTTCACTGTACCCAGCAATTTGATCGTAACGGAAGTCAATCCCCGGCGATACCACGCAGCGGTCATACGGGTAGCTGCCACCTTTGGTTAACACCAATTGCCCGGCGTAATCAATTCCGGTGACTTCATCAATAACGATTTTCACCCCATGAGCTTTCAAGCCATCGTAATTGAATTGCAACGATTCCAAGGTACGCTCGCCGCTCAGCACCTCATTGCTCATGTAACAAGTCGTGTAAATCGCATTTTTTTCGATCAGGGTCACATCCAATGTGTTATCGAGGCGACGCAGGTATTTGGCGACGGTTGCCCCGCCGGTTCCCCCGCCAATTACTACAATGCGCTGGCTGGCAGCTTTCCCCACCATCGGGAAACCCACGCTACCGATGGCTGCACCTGCCATCAAGGTTTTCAAGAAAGTTCTGCGGTCAAAAGGTTTCATGCTTGTCATCCTCTTATCCCATTAGGCCAGGCAAGGAGCCAGGTGTGGTATCTTCTGTCCCGAACTTGTTGATGTTCAAGCCCATGAATTGGGCGATGGAAACCAGAATCTTATTATGCGCCACATTGTTGAATTTCAGACTGCGCCCACCAACCCAACCGCCCGCTGCACCGCCCGCCAAAATGAACGGCATACTGGCATGGTTGTGCCATGCTCCATGCGCCAAATCGCTGCCAACAAAAATCGCGGTGTTGTCCAATAATGTACCGTTACCGTCTGGAGTGTTGCGCAAATGCTCAATCAGTTGCGCCAGCTTGTTGGTGTACCATGCCTTGATCTTGACGAAATCAGCCCCGCCTTCGTGGGAGGCATGGTGGCATGTCTTGTAAACACCGGCTTCCTTAATCACCAAATCATTGACCGAGTTGTTCCATACCAAGGTCACGACGCGGGTAAGATCACAAGCCAAAGCGTGGACGGCAATATCCATTTGCAGGTCGCTCACCACACTCACGTTGTTGCCATCAAGGTATTCCGGTTGTAACCATATTTGGGTACGAGTCACCTTGAAGTTGGTCGGGTTGAAGTTCCATGCAGGGCATCCACCTGTGGTGGCTGCACCTAGCTTTTTCTCCAGTTCGCGCAAAGAATCCAAGTGCATATCCAACTTGGTCTTTTCGTGATTTCCTAAACGGGAACGCAAGGCTGACAATTCCGTTGCCAGTGCCCCCACTGTATTTTGACGGCGCTGGTTCACATAATTATTGTTATTTTCAGCCCCGAACAGCGAGGAAAACGCCGCCATCGGGTTCATTTCCGGCATCACAGGTATGCCTGTTAAGTCGTAGGTAATAGGCTTATCACGGTAAATTGGCACAATTCCCAAGTTGAGGTGTGGGCGGATGGTTTGATTCTTAAACTGTTGCCCCAGATAATAATCCAGCGAGACCTGATTGCCACCGAACAAGTATTGCCCACCACCGGGACCACCTGTTAGTAACTTGGTGATGCCGCCTTCATGGGTGCTGCCAGGCCCGTACATATCCACACCGTTGAGGAAGATGCAGTGTTCCCGCACCCGATCTAGCGGTTTGGTCATGCCCGGCAGGGTAAAGTTCGTGCCTGTTCCCTGTGCGTGCCAATCTTCGTACACCATGCCATCCGGGAAAAACACAAAGATGGCGCGACGGGGGCGACTGCCTTCTGCCAGCACTGTACGGGCAAATGGCAAGGTAAGCGCACCCAGACCGGCAGCCCCGACGAGCTTTAAGAATGAGCGGCGCTGTGCTGATGTGTTCATGTACATTTCCCCTTATTCCGCACTGCGCACCGTAAAACTGGGCGCGTTGACAATGCTCAACAACATGGTTTGCAAGTTATAGCCACTATCGGCATAAGTCTTGAGGTAACTATCCAGCGCACATTCGTCGGCGGACGTCTCTATACGCCCCGTGGTGTAACGGTAGTATTGGCGTGCCGCACATTGCGCTGCTGTATCACTGGTTGAGGTCAATTGACTCAGAGTCATCAGATCGCTAAAGCTGATTTCCTCATCTGGAGTATAAGTTTCCATGCCACGGACAAAACCGCTGACTTCAATGACTTTATTGTTTTCCATCATGCGGAATTGACCTGAGCCATCATAGGTTTCAAAGCTGAAGCCCGGGCCATCAATATACTGATGGCAACTGTAACAAGATGGCATCGACTTACTGTGGAAGTCAAAACGCTCACGGGTGGTCGCGTTCGGGTCTTGCTTGGGCGGTATGACAACCCCGGCATTTTCTGGTGGTGCCAAATCGTGGCACAACATCCGTTCAAAGAAGAAAGCACCGCGCTTGAATGGGTGTGATTCCGCACTGTTGGCATAACGTGCTAATACTGCTCCCAAGGTTAACAGACCCGTGCGGGTGCCATCGGTTACTGGCGTTTTTTCCAAAGCAGTCCCCGTTGGACCACTCAGATGGTAGAAATCCGCCAATGCCTTGTTCGCGAACACGTAATCCGCCGTCAGCAACTCGTTGAAAGTCTGGGTGGAATCGAAAGCCACATGGTTAAAGAAAGTGATCAGTTCTTGCGACATCGCTTCCCGTACCGCCGACGTGTACTGCGGGTAGACACTGGGGTCTTTATCTGGCAGTAAGTAAGGGCTAGAACTTAACAACCACTGCCCCACGAAATTACCCACTTGCTGGCGGCTACGCGGCAAAGCGAGTAGGCGCGATGCTTGGGTAATACGCTGCTGCGCCGTCGCCAACTGATTATTATCGGCGGCAAGGAACAACTCAGTATCCGGCATCGACCCCAAGAACAGGTAAGACAAGCTGCCTGCCACTTCATACGGGGTAAGTTGGTAAGTACCATCCGCCTGCAATTCACCCAGTTCCGAACGGTACAGGAAGTGAGCGGATGACAACATGCGCATCACAATGTCTTCCACGGCATTCCTGAAGTTGGCTTCGTTGAAGTAGGTGAAGTTGGCGTAAAAACCACTAACTTCTTCCGTCGTCAATGGGCGGCGGAAGGCACGCTTACCGAATTCCTTGATGAAGCGTTGCGCACAAGTGGCATCATACGTATTGCAAGGCATAATCTTGCCCCAATTTTGCTGCACCGCTTGCCCTGCCAATTTTTCCGCTTGGTTTAAGTAGCTTTCCATACGCAACCCAGTAACCAGATTGCTTTCGGCATTGTTGTCGAAGCCTTCCACGCGGTTTTCTTCCGGCAACTCATGCACCAAACTGAGCGACAAACCGAGCAGGTCATTGACTGTATTTTGGTATTCTTGGCGGGTCAGTAAGCGCAGGCTGCGCTTACCGGGAGGAGGGGAGTCTTCACACGCCTGCTCACTGTCATTCTCGCCAACTGCCGCCGGAGCTAACACCTCTGTGATATAATGAGCAATGCCCAGCGCACAGTTACCCACGCACACGGCAGGGTTCGCAGGCGGCATGGTGTCACGGATGTTATGACTCAACTGCGTTAAATCGGTCGGGGTAAACTGGGTAAGGGATACTTTCGTAAACCCGCCCTTACCGTCCACGCCGTGGCAACTGGCGCAACTCTGCCGCTGGTATTGCAACTCACCGTATTTCAGCAATGTCAATAATTCAGCACTGATCGCCTCACTCGGTGTGCTACCTGCTGCGTTGACTGCCAATACCCGGTATTCGTAGCGGTTGCCCAAGGCAGCGGTGGCATCGGTGAAGCTTTCGGTGTTACCACCAATATCTGCCAGCACCCGCCAATCGCTGTCAACGCCACCTGCCGGACGGCGCTCCATGCGGAAACCAGATTCGTTATTGCTTTGGTCTTTCCAGCCGATGCTTATCTTGGCGTTGTCCACTGTGTTGGAAACGAGGTTACTGGGGGCTACAGGTAAACTGGATGAACCACCACCCGTGTTACCGTTGTCACCTGTGTCACCCGTATTGCCATTATCACCCGTGTCACCCGTATTACCGTCGTCACCCGTATTACCGTCGTCACCCGTATTGCCATCATTGTCATTATCACCAGCGGCTTTAGCCTGCGCATCGGCGGCGTAATACTGCGCCAATGCCAATAGCGCATCATCACCATACGAGGTTTTCAGGTGCTGCATTTGGCTGGCCATTTCACCCGGCACATTGCTGCTGCGACCCGCGAAATAATCTTCCAAGGTCGCATGAAGATAAGTTGACCATTGCCCATTCAGACGGGCTTTGGTCTGATCAATGCCGTTGTCTACCGCACTGTGGCAGAACATACAATGCGTGGTATGGATGCCTTTACCCCGATTAACCAATGTCTGGTCGGTGACTTGCGTCGCCGCTACGAACGGGATGTTGCCGAAATAATCTGCCATGCGTTCGATTTGTGTATCGGTGTAACCTTTAGCGATGCGCCCCATGACGCTGGAAGCCCGCGTTCCGGTGCGGTAAGCCTGCATTGTGCGGATAAAATAGCTGCGGTCTAAACCATTGATCGAGGGGATGCCAAGACCGACACTTTTACCGTCAGAGCCGTGACAGGCAGCACAGTTATTCACCAGCATCGCGGCACGGATATTGGTGCGGTCTTGCCGGGAAAAAGCCGAGACCGCGCTGTAGGCGGAGAACCCTGTTGCATTGCCAGCCTTGATGCGGTACTCATAAACCTTACCGATCACCAATGACTTGTCTTGGTAAACCGTGCTGTCAGCCGCCAGCGTTGCCAACATTGACCAATTGCCGCCGCTTTCGCGCCGTTCCACCACCACTTTGTCTTCTTCGGTATTGTTGTCTGTCCAGTGCAGATCGACATACGTATTGTCCACCAACGTGCCTTGGAAATTTGCTGGCGTTTTTGGTAAATGCAGTAACTGCTCGGCTTGACCTGTGCAACGTACTCCGTTCACCGCCACATCAATCGGAATCAGATTTGTACCGTCATGGGACGCATTGAAACCAAACGAAATGCTCTTATTCTGGATAACTATCTTATTGAAATCGGCATTCTTGACCTTGACAACATCGCCTTCTTGGGTAAAGACACCATTCGAGCCACCAATGATTTTCTGTCCTGTCGGCATTGTCCAAGTTGTTTCCCAGCCGTTCCAGGGCAAACCTGTATTTTCAATGTCAACAGTACCAGCAAAACCGTTATCCCACTGATTCTGGATGCGATAGTTCACCGCACATGACGGCGGCGGCGGGGGCGGCGGCTCTACTTGTCCGGTACATTTGACCCCATTTAAAGAAATATTACCGGGAATCTGGTTCAAACCCTCATGCACCGCATTAAAACCTAACTCGATGGTAGTACCCGAAGCAATATTTTGATTCCAGCTTGCGTGATTAACCTCAATGCGTTTTGCGTTCTGAGTGTGTGTACCATTCCACA
The DNA window shown above is from Candidatus Thiothrix sulfatifontis and carries:
- a CDS encoding CPXCG motif-containing cysteine-rich protein, which translates into the protein MSQAITYADITCPYCHSDFGIEIDITAGSQDYYEDCQVCCNPIQLFIHIDADGEITRIDVQPGNS
- a CDS encoding NAD(P)/FAD-dependent oxidoreductase, yielding MKPFDRRTFLKTLMAGAAIGSVGFPMVGKAASQRIVVIGGGTGGATVAKYLRRLDNTLDVTLIEKNAIYTTCYMSNEVLSGERTLESLQFNYDGLKAHGVKIVIDEVTGIDYAGQLVLTKGGSYPYDRCVVSPGIDFRYDQIAGYSEAAIATIPHAWKAGPQTLVLRDQLHAMPNGGTVVIAAPPNPYRCPPAPYERASQIAYYLKQHKPNSKVIILDPKPSFTKQALFEQAWTELYGYGTDNALLEWWSGDTKAAGVVEVDVASRTAITEFGERVQASVLNLIPPQKAGKLAFDTDLVDGTGWCPVNKLTFESTRHANVHVIGDACMADSLPKSGFAANSEAKVCASAIHALLNGGELESPSFSNGCYSLVGKDYAISVVGVYRLSDDGKLVENIPGSGGVSSATATAQDRLFDASYAYSWYNNFTQDVFR
- a CDS encoding DUF1552 domain-containing protein; this encodes MNTSAQRRSFLKLVGAAGLGALTLPFARTVLAEGSRPRRAIFVFFPDGMVYEDWHAQGTGTNFTLPGMTKPLDRVREHCIFLNGVDMYGPGSTHEGGITKLLTGGPGGGQYLFGGNQVSLDYYLGQQFKNQTIRPHLNLGIVPIYRDKPITYDLTGIPVMPEMNPMAAFSSLFGAENNNNYVNQRRQNTVGALATELSALRSRLGNHEKTKLDMHLDSLRELEKKLGAATTGGCPAWNFNPTNFKVTRTQIWLQPEYLDGNNVSVVSDLQMDIAVHALACDLTRVVTLVWNNSVNDLVIKEAGVYKTCHHASHEGGADFVKIKAWYTNKLAQLIEHLRNTPDGNGTLLDNTAIFVGSDLAHGAWHNHASMPFILAGGAAGGWVGGRSLKFNNVAHNKILVSIAQFMGLNINKFGTEDTTPGSLPGLMG
- a CDS encoding cellulose binding domain-containing protein → MLWFFSSSSWAATSCKVNYTISNQWGNGFTANVNITNTGDPWTDWSVKWDMLNDQKIIGLWDGIHTQNGATVTVKNASWNGKLDSGANTQFGFNGSHSGINNIPTNVSVNGVLCTGNAAPPKPPVTACDVSYKVTNQWGNGFSAEVIIANKADPWTNWAVTWDLVNGQKIVGLSNGQLTQNGSAVKVTHGGWNATIAADGKLQFNFNATHDGTNDLPTNVSVNGVLCSGNAATPPPPQSPITTCEAKYVISKEWGDGTGYTADVLVKNTGSPLDGWTLAWDMPNEQKIVGLWNGTHTQNAKRIEVNHASWNQNIASGTTIELGFNAVHEGLNQIPGNISLNGVKCTGQVEPPPPPPPSCAVNYRIQNQWDNGFAGTVDIENTGLPWNGWETTWTMPTGQKIIGGSNGVFTQEGDVVKVKNADFNKIVIQNKSISFGFNASHDGTNLIPIDVAVNGVRCTGQAEQLLHLPKTPANFQGTLVDNTYVDLHWTDNNTEEDKVVVERRESGGNWSMLATLAADSTVYQDKSLVIGKVYEYRIKAGNATGFSAYSAVSAFSRQDRTNIRAAMLVNNCAACHGSDGKSVGLGIPSINGLDRSYFIRTMQAYRTGTRASSVMGRIAKGYTDTQIERMADYFGNIPFVAATQVTDQTLVNRGKGIHTTHCMFCHSAVDNGIDQTKARLNGQWSTYLHATLEDYFAGRSSNVPGEMASQMQHLKTSYGDDALLALAQYYAADAQAKAAGDNDNDGNTGDDGNTGDDGNTGDTGDNGNTGDTGDNGNTGGGSSSLPVAPSNLVSNTVDNAKISIGWKDQSNNESGFRMERRPAGGVDSDWRVLADIGGNTESFTDATAALGNRYEYRVLAVNAAGSTPSEAISAELLTLLKYGELQYQRQSCASCHGVDGKGGFTKVSLTQFTPTDLTQLSHNIRDTMPPANPAVCVGNCALGIAHYITEVLAPAAVGENDSEQACEDSPPPGKRSLRLLTRQEYQNTVNDLLGLSLSLVHELPEENRVEGFDNNAESNLVTGLRMESYLNQAEKLAGQAVQQNWGKIMPCNTYDATCAQRFIKEFGKRAFRRPLTTEEVSGFYANFTYFNEANFRNAVEDIVMRMLSSAHFLYRSELGELQADGTYQLTPYEVAGSLSYLFLGSMPDTELFLAADNNQLATAQQRITQASRLLALPRSRQQVGNFVGQWLLSSSPYLLPDKDPSVYPQYTSAVREAMSQELITFFNHVAFDSTQTFNELLTADYVFANKALADFYHLSGPTGTALEKTPVTDGTRTGLLTLGAVLARYANSAESHPFKRGAFFFERMLCHDLAPPENAGVVIPPKQDPNATTRERFDFHSKSMPSCYSCHQYIDGPGFSFETYDGSGQFRMMENNKVIEVSGFVRGMETYTPDEEISFSDLMTLSQLTSTSDTAAQCAARQYYRYTTGRIETSADECALDSYLKTYADSGYNLQTMLLSIVNAPSFTVRSAE